From the genome of Bactrocera oleae isolate idBacOlea1 chromosome 2, idBacOlea1, whole genome shotgun sequence, one region includes:
- the LOC106619405 gene encoding diacylglycerol kinase eta isoform X2 — MEDWLTSLKSASIPARARGDSFFIEQHDLFSNQHHWYATSHARPTFCNVCRDILSGVTSHGLSCEVCKCKVHKRCAAKAIANCKWTTLATVGKDIIEDRDGSIIMPHQWMEGNLPVSSTCSVCKKTCGSVLRLQDWRCLWCRETVHIACRPQILVACPLGPAKLSVVPPTCVHSIGNDDSWDVESPKGNFSPLLVFVNSKSGDNQGVKFLRRFKQLLNPAQVFDLISTGPSLGLRLFKHFEIFRILVCSGDGSVGWVLSEIDRFGMHKQCQVAVLPLGTGNDLARVLGWGSSCDDDAHLPQILERYESASTKMLDRWSIMVFEKAVAVQPKTPKMSLSSTQEALLTGMVTSANLNLRNIVETDDTETLIAATKTLCETLDELMMQISESRKDDEQLFVKCDILREKLGMLLEALREEETGAHAGDDLLTTISSIISKSAAASPIASATPSTSASLLNPNISIEKDEKDEINTSERRNSRSLQSTERESLQCRANSVKRAMYNVIEHSEPGRPKRYQRKLSITPFEALKLPTNASGESTPCSSPIPIIPPINIISPTMETSHLTCISPLPDTRRDSVDDNFFNSISIPVPRQFADSRRSSGVPEVIQEIEENGQGGSSEIVYRVGRLSLSGGANIDDFGNPLPIVGDNTDVNSPSERKVDFLSVPMLTSEQIVDPLSDYRPIEVFERNYYMSRELDKEKKLKHSMYTDSECNNGDDKKVQTIPEKSKELRFNDEVCQLQVPNVVISPKAPNVYSSETITIIDTDVATELSSSDELPGGEASDVLSAIGDEECSLTSEIFDKQQENQELGRPLQLGDIIQNLDANSFTHIDSPETSDETEVVPGESFMDDISSVLGNDIACALQDNTITDDTPTLCSDNQAPPLKSIRKKSLSMGGHRGIRRNSSPPRRAQLARMDSDENPQQFGFENIVFEIDNRCDDQKIREPPRYCSLAQFVEGNDIARQSFKRPKKRSSLRQPTSDILISQQQLSIDASSTTTCATNVNGQHTEDELTTKMAIKIEVCDIETHVQVDSGDSMEPSTSYDQNEPNIATMPHSTLNNQSTITTATTLGSAMSTSPKKSGHGQDISVVVRPPTPLRGDAIKPMNAASAANLLSARMLPMELRRHSSHATTSLTEREHAEKDRRHSGVNPNLLSLDPEHTKFLSSSPAASRRISCGSLFKPNEALPNVQTLKGSKSSLFMGSALFGFDHMGGGSGGGNTGGDKERDDKGKKDKDRLMSTEDGARKMPIINPLVRLPNWPTLANSSGFISKCLLANADTLCAAVSPLMDPDETLLAGYHEKCVMNNYFGIGIDAKISLDFHNKREEHPEKCRSRAKNYMWYGVLGSKQLLQKTCKNLEQRVQLECDGQRIPLPSLQGIVILNIPSFMGGTNFWGSSKKDDIFLVPSFDDRILEVVAVFGSVQMAASRLINLQHHRIAQCHSVQINILGDEEIPIQVDGEAWLQPPGMIRILHKNRVQMLCRNRHLEVSLKSWQEKQRQHSISIQREQSSTASEHAMSTDEVLSERECYVLLNFIEAVSSLVKWVKFLIISHPSLQHDLYAVACRAAEVLESIHPDGKLLEGPTLRTKLVEVIESARQLYEDSCNLLRDRAHSLILREDLETKLSAALANIEMELKKCSVQKSCDGKLRAYFNALAPNEEGDGRRKSRHFWVRLRSGSTVGQTQLKPPLTTTREAASNWSVDEVVTWLETMQLSEYVESFMKNDIRGKELLTLGRRDLKDLGVVKVGHVKRILQAIKDMNEN, encoded by the exons ATGGAAGACTGGCTGACCTCGCTTAAATCCGCCTCAATACCGGCGCGTGCGCGTGGCgatagtttttttattgagcaaCATGATTTATTCTCCAATCAACATCACTGGTATGCGACTTCGCACGCTCGTCCCACCTTCTGCAATGTATGTCGCGATATACTCTCCGGCGTTACTTCGCATGGCCTCTCTTGTGAGGTATGCAAGTGCAAAGTGCATAAACGTTGTGCTGCCAAAGCTATTGCCAATTGTAAATGGACTACATTGGCCACTGTTGGCAAGGATATTATTGAGGATCGTGATGGTAGTATTATAATGCCACATCAATGGATGGAGGGTAATTTACCGGTATCATCGACGTGCTCGGTTTGTAAGAAGACTTGCGGTTCTGTGTTGCGTTTGCAAGATTGGCGTTGTTTATGGTGTCGCGAAACCGTACATATTGCTTGCCGACCACAAATTTTAGTCGCTTGTCCACTAGGACCGGCGAAGTTATCAGTTGTGCCGCCTACTTGTGTGCATTCGATTGGAAATGATGACTCTTGGGATGTAGAGAGTCCGAAGGGTAATTTTTCACCGCTGTTGGTTTTCGTCAATTCGAAATCAGGTGACAATCAGGGTGTGAAGTTTTTGCGACGCTTCAAGCAGTTATTAAATCCTGCTCAAGTGTTCGATCTCATATCCACCGGTCCCAGTTTGGGTTTGCGTCttttcaaacattttgaaatatttcgaaTCTTAGTTTGCTCCGGTGACGGTTCTGTGGGTTGGGTGCTCAGCGAGATTGATCGTTTTGGTATGCAT AAACAATGTCAAGTAGCAGTATTGCCTCTTGGTACCGGCAACGATTTGGCGCGTGTTTTGGGCTGGGGTTCCTCATGTGATGATGATGCACATCTGCCGCAAATACTCGAACGTTATGAATCTGCTAGTACCAAAATGTTAGATCGCTGGAGCATTATGGTCTTCGAAAAAGCTGTCGCCGTTCAACCTAAAACGCCGAAAATGTCATTGTCGAGCACACAAGAAGCACTACTTACTGGTATGGTAACGTCGGCTAATTTAAATTTGCGTAACATTGTCGAGACCGATGATACGGAAACACTTATTGCTGCCACCAAAACACTCTGCGAAACGCTCGATGAACTAATGATGCAGATCTCTGAAAGTCGTAAGGATGACGAACAGTTATTTGTAAAATGTGACATACTGCGTGAGAAGTTAGGCATGTTGTTGGAAGCTTTGCGTGAAGAAGAGACCGGTGCACACGCCGGTGACGACCTGTTAACGACAATCAGTAGTATTATATCAAAGAGTGCAGCCGCATCTCCAATTGCTTCCGCAACACCGTCGACATCAGCTTCACTGCT taatCCAAACATATCAATTGAGAAGGACGAGAAGGATGAAATTAATACAAGTGAGCGTCGTAATAGTCGCTCCTTGCAATCTACCGAACGCGAATCGCTGCAATGTCGGGCTAACAGTGTTAAACGTGCCATGTACAATGTCATCGAACACTCGGAACCTGGTCGACCCAAGCGTTATCAGCGCAAGCTATCCATAACGCCATTCGAAGCATTAAAACTACCAACCAATGCTTCGGGTGAATCAACACCATGCTCTTCGCCAATACCAATAATACcgccaataaatataatatcaccCACTATGGAAACCTCTCACTTAACGTGCATATCACCACTACCAGATACACGTCGTGATTCAGTCGACGATAATTTCTTCAATTCCATTAGTATACCAGTACCGCGTCAATTTGCCGATAGTCGTCGTAGTTCGGGGGTACCCGAAGTAATACAAGAGATAGAAGAAAATGGGCAAGGAGGAAGTAGTGAGATTGTTTATCGTGTCGGTAGATTATCACTAAGTGGTGGTGCAAATATTGATGATTTCGGCAATCCTTTACCCATAGTTGGTGACAATACTGATGTAAATTCACCGTCCGAACGTAAAGTCGACTTTCTGAGTGTGCCGATGTTAACAAGCGAACAGATTGTAGATCCGCTTTCAGACTATCGTCCAATAGAGGTATTCGAACGCAACTACTACATGAGTCGTGAGTTAGATAAAGAAAAGAAACTCAAGCATAGCATGTATACAGATAGTGAGTGCAACAATGGAGACGACAAGAAGGTGCAAACAATACCCGAAAAGTCTAAGGAGTTACGTTTTAATGACGAAGTATGCCAGTTGCAGGTACCCAACGTAGTTATATCCCCTAAAGCCCCAAATGTATACTCAAGCGAAACTATAACCATCATTGATACAGATGTGGCCACT GAGTTATCCTCTTCAGATGAATTACCAGGTGGCGAGGCAAGTGATGTGTTGTCAGCTATTGGTGATGAGGAATGTAGCTTAACCTCTGAGATATTTGATAAGCAACAAGAAAATCAAGAACTTGGGCGTCCTCTGCAGTTAGGAGACATAATACAG AATCTCGATGCAAACTCCTTCACACACATCGATTCGCCGGAAACGAGTGATGAGACGGAAGTCGTGCCAGGCGAATCGTTTATGGATGATATTAGTTCGGTACTGGGTAATGATATAGCATGCGCACTACAGGACAATACCATAACCGATGACACACCAACTCTATGCTCGGACAATCAAGCACCGCCATTAAAATCCATACGCAAAAAATCGCTCAGCATGGGCGGCCATCGTGGCATACGACGTAACTCATCTCCGCCACGCCGCGCACAATTGGCACGCATGGACAGCGATGAGAATCCGCAACAATTCGGTTTCGAGAATATTGTTTTCGAAATCGACAATCGTTGCGATGATCAGAAGATTCGTGAGCCGCCAAGATATTGCAGTTTGGCACAGTTTGTCGAGGGTAATGACATAGCACGCCAAAGCTTCAAG CGCCCGAAAAAGCGTTCGTCTCTACGTCAACCGACGTCTGACATACTTatttcacaacaacaactttcCATTGATGCATCTTCGACAACAACATGTGCCACAAATGTGAACGGTCAACATACTGAGGATGAATTGACCACAAAAATGGCAATAAAGATCGAAGTATGCGACATCGAGACCCATGTACAAGTGGATAGTGGAGACAGTATGGAACCGTCAACGTCTTATGACCAAAATGAGCCGAATATAGCCACAATGCCGCACAGCACATTGAACAACcaatcaacaataacaacagcaacaactctTGGCTCAGCAATGAGCACATCGCCGAAAAAATCCGGACACGGACAAGAT ATAAGTGTAGTTGTGCGCCCACCAACCCCATTACGTGGAGACGCTATCAAACCGATGAATGCAGCGTCGGCAGCCAATCTACTGTCGGCCCGTATGCTGCCGATGGAGTTGAGGCGACATTCAAGTCATGCAACAACCAGTCTAACGGAGCGAGAACATGCTGAGAAGGATCGTCGACATTCGGGTGTCAACCCAAATTTGTTAAGTTTAGATCCGGAACATACGAAATTCTTAAGCTCTTCACCGGCAGCAAGTCGACGCATCAGCTGTGGCAGTCTCTTCAAG CCAAATGAGGCGTTACCAAATGTTCAGACACTTAAAGGTTCCAAGTCCAGTCTTTTTATGGGCTCAGCACTATTTGGTTTCGATCACATGGGCGGCGGCAGTGGTGGTGGTAATACTGGTGGTGACAAAGAACGTGACGATAAGGGTAAAAAAGATAAGGATCGTCTAATGAGTACTGAAGATGGCGCTAGGAAAATGCCAATCATCAATCCACTTGTGCGCCTACCTAATTGGCCAA CGCTAGCCAACAGTTCTGGGTTTATCTCCAAGTGCTTGCTTGCAAATGCAGACACGCTTTGCGCTGCTGTTAGTCCACTAATGGATCCCGATGAAACCCTACTGGCAGGCTATCATGAGAAATGCGTTATGAACAATTACTTTGGTATTGGTATAGATGCCAAAATTTCACTCGATTTTCATAATAAACGGGAAGAGCATCCCGAGAAGTGTCGCTCTCGTGCCAAAAACTATATGTGGTACGGTGTATTGGGTTCGAAACAGCTATTGCAGAAAACATGCAAAAATCTGGAACAACGAGTACAGTTGGAATGTGATGGGCAGCGTATACCGCTACCTTCCCTCCAGGGCATTGTCATATTGAATATACCGAG CTTCATGGGCGGCACCAATTTTTGGGGATCCAGCAAGAAGGACGATATCTTTCTCGTGCCCAGCTTTGACGATCGCATACTCGAAGTTGTCGCCGTATTTGGTTCGGTACAAATGGCCGCCTCTCGTCTCATAAACCTACAACATCATCGCATAGCACAATGCCATAGCGTACAGATAAATATTTTGGGTGATGAAGAGATACCCATACAAGTTGATGGTGAAGCTTGGCTACAACCACCCGGCATGATTCGTATATTACATAAGAATCGTGTACAAATGCTTTGTCGTAATCGTCATTTGGAAGTTTCACTGAAATCTTGGCAAGAAAAGCAACGTCAACACAGCATATCTATACAACGTGAACAATCATCGACTGCATCCGAGCATGCAATGTCTACGGATGAGGTGCTGTCCGAGCGTGAATGCTATGTGCTTTTGAACTTTATTGAAGCAGTCAGTTCACTTGTAAAATGGGTGAAATTCCTCATCATTTCACATCCATCATTGCAACACGATTTGTATGCTGTGGCTTGTCGGGCCGCTGAAGTACTAGAATCAATACATCCGGATGGCAAATTACTTGAGGGTCCCACACTGCGCACCAAACTTGTAGAAGTTATCGAATCTGCGCGTCAATTATACGAAGATTCCTGCAATTTATTACGCGATCGTGCACATAGCTTAATATTGAGAGAGGATCTCGAGACGAAGTTAAGTGCTGCATTGGCCAATATCGAAATGGAGCTGAAGAAATGTTCGGTTCAGAAAAGTTGCGATGGTAAATTACGCGCTTACTTCAATGCTTTGGCGCCAAATGAAGAG GGTGATGGTCGTCGCAAATCCCGCCATTTCTGGGTGCGTCTGCGCTCTGGTTCCACCGTGGGACAGACACAGCTGAAGCCACCACTAACCACAACACGCGAGGCTGCCAGCAATTGGAGTGTTGACGAGGTGGTCACATGGCTAGAGACAATGCAGCTCTCTGAATATGTGGAGAGCTTCATGAAGAATGATATACGCGGTAAAGAGCTGCTAACGCTAGGCAGGAGAGATCTGAAAGATTTGGGTGTAGTTAAAGTGGGGCATGTCAAGCGCATATTGCAAGCAATCAAGGATATGAATGA
- the LOC106619405 gene encoding diacylglycerol kinase eta isoform X3 gives MEDWLTSLKSASIPARARGDSFFIEQHDLFSNQHHWYATSHARPTFCNVCRDILSGVTSHGLSCEVCKCKVHKRCAAKAIANCKWTTLATVGKDIIEDRDGSIIMPHQWMEGNLPVSSTCSVCKKTCGSVLRLQDWRCLWCRETVHIACRPQILVACPLGPAKLSVVPPTCVHSIGNDDSWDVESPKGNFSPLLVFVNSKSGDNQGVKFLRRFKQLLNPAQVFDLISTGPSLGLRLFKHFEIFRILVCSGDGSVGWVLSEIDRFGMHKQCQVAVLPLGTGNDLARVLGWGSSCDDDAHLPQILERYESASTKMLDRWSIMVFEKAVAVQPKTPKMSLSSTQEALLTGMVTSANLNLRNIVETDDTETLIAATKTLCETLDELMMQISESRKDDEQLFVKCDILREKLGMLLEALREEETGAHAGDDLLTTISSIISKSAAASPIASATPSTSASLLNPNISIEKDEKDEINTSERRNSRSLQSTERESLQCRANSVKRAMYNVIEHSEPGRPKRYQRKLSITPFEALKLPTNASGESTPCSSPIPIIPPINIISPTMETSHLTCISPLPDTRRDSVDDNFFNSISIPVPRQFADSRRSSGVPEVIQEIEENGQGGSSEIVYRVGRLSLSGGANIDDFGNPLPIVGDNTDVNSPSERKVDFLSVPMLTSEQIVDPLSDYRPIEVFERNYYMSRELDKEKKLKHSMYTDSECNNGDDKKVQTIPEKSKELRFNDEVCQLQELSSSDELPGGEASDVLSAIGDEECSLTSEIFDKQQENQELGRPLQLGDIIQNLDANSFTHIDSPETSDETEVVPGESFMDDISSVLGNDIACALQDNTITDDTPTLCSDNQAPPLKSIRKKSLSMGGHRGIRRNSSPPRRAQLARMDSDENPQQFGFENIVFEIDNRCDDQKIREPPRYCSLAQFVEGNDIARQSFKRPKKRSSLRQPTSDILISQQQLSIDASSTTTCATNVNGQHTEDELTTKMAIKIEVCDIETHVQVDSGDSMEPSTSYDQNEPNIATMPHSTLNNQSTITTATTLGSAMSTSPKKSGHGQDVKRITFDESCKKESFDDVNPNYPQISVVVRPPTPLRGDAIKPMNAASAANLLSARMLPMELRRHSSHATTSLTEREHAEKDRRHSGVNPNLLSLDPEHTKFLSSSPAASRRISCGSLFKPNEALPNVQTLKGSKSSLFMGSALFGFDHMGGGSGGGNTGGDKERDDKGKKDKDRLMSTEDGARKMPIINPLVRLPNWPTLANSSGFISKCLLANADTLCAAVSPLMDPDETLLAGYHEKCVMNNYFGIGIDAKISLDFHNKREEHPEKCRSRAKNYMWYGVLGSKQLLQKTCKNLEQRVQLECDGQRIPLPSLQGIVILNIPSFMGGTNFWGSSKKDDIFLVPSFDDRILEVVAVFGSVQMAASRLINLQHHRIAQCHSVQINILGDEEIPIQVDGEAWLQPPGMIRILHKNRVQMLCRNRHLEVSLKSWQEKQRQHSISIQREQSSTASEHAMSTDEVLSERECYVLLNFIEAVSSLVKWVKFLIISHPSLQHDLYAVACRAAEVLESIHPDGKLLEGPTLRTKLVEVIESARQLYEDSCNLLRDRAHSLILREDLETKLSAALANIEMELKKCSVQKSCDGKLRAYFNALAPNEEGDGRRKSRHFWVRLRSGSTVGQTQLKPPLTTTREAASNWSVDEVVTWLETMQLSEYVESFMKNDIRGKELLTLGRRDLKDLGVVKVGHVKRILQAIKDMNEN, from the exons ATGGAAGACTGGCTGACCTCGCTTAAATCCGCCTCAATACCGGCGCGTGCGCGTGGCgatagtttttttattgagcaaCATGATTTATTCTCCAATCAACATCACTGGTATGCGACTTCGCACGCTCGTCCCACCTTCTGCAATGTATGTCGCGATATACTCTCCGGCGTTACTTCGCATGGCCTCTCTTGTGAGGTATGCAAGTGCAAAGTGCATAAACGTTGTGCTGCCAAAGCTATTGCCAATTGTAAATGGACTACATTGGCCACTGTTGGCAAGGATATTATTGAGGATCGTGATGGTAGTATTATAATGCCACATCAATGGATGGAGGGTAATTTACCGGTATCATCGACGTGCTCGGTTTGTAAGAAGACTTGCGGTTCTGTGTTGCGTTTGCAAGATTGGCGTTGTTTATGGTGTCGCGAAACCGTACATATTGCTTGCCGACCACAAATTTTAGTCGCTTGTCCACTAGGACCGGCGAAGTTATCAGTTGTGCCGCCTACTTGTGTGCATTCGATTGGAAATGATGACTCTTGGGATGTAGAGAGTCCGAAGGGTAATTTTTCACCGCTGTTGGTTTTCGTCAATTCGAAATCAGGTGACAATCAGGGTGTGAAGTTTTTGCGACGCTTCAAGCAGTTATTAAATCCTGCTCAAGTGTTCGATCTCATATCCACCGGTCCCAGTTTGGGTTTGCGTCttttcaaacattttgaaatatttcgaaTCTTAGTTTGCTCCGGTGACGGTTCTGTGGGTTGGGTGCTCAGCGAGATTGATCGTTTTGGTATGCAT AAACAATGTCAAGTAGCAGTATTGCCTCTTGGTACCGGCAACGATTTGGCGCGTGTTTTGGGCTGGGGTTCCTCATGTGATGATGATGCACATCTGCCGCAAATACTCGAACGTTATGAATCTGCTAGTACCAAAATGTTAGATCGCTGGAGCATTATGGTCTTCGAAAAAGCTGTCGCCGTTCAACCTAAAACGCCGAAAATGTCATTGTCGAGCACACAAGAAGCACTACTTACTGGTATGGTAACGTCGGCTAATTTAAATTTGCGTAACATTGTCGAGACCGATGATACGGAAACACTTATTGCTGCCACCAAAACACTCTGCGAAACGCTCGATGAACTAATGATGCAGATCTCTGAAAGTCGTAAGGATGACGAACAGTTATTTGTAAAATGTGACATACTGCGTGAGAAGTTAGGCATGTTGTTGGAAGCTTTGCGTGAAGAAGAGACCGGTGCACACGCCGGTGACGACCTGTTAACGACAATCAGTAGTATTATATCAAAGAGTGCAGCCGCATCTCCAATTGCTTCCGCAACACCGTCGACATCAGCTTCACTGCT taatCCAAACATATCAATTGAGAAGGACGAGAAGGATGAAATTAATACAAGTGAGCGTCGTAATAGTCGCTCCTTGCAATCTACCGAACGCGAATCGCTGCAATGTCGGGCTAACAGTGTTAAACGTGCCATGTACAATGTCATCGAACACTCGGAACCTGGTCGACCCAAGCGTTATCAGCGCAAGCTATCCATAACGCCATTCGAAGCATTAAAACTACCAACCAATGCTTCGGGTGAATCAACACCATGCTCTTCGCCAATACCAATAATACcgccaataaatataatatcaccCACTATGGAAACCTCTCACTTAACGTGCATATCACCACTACCAGATACACGTCGTGATTCAGTCGACGATAATTTCTTCAATTCCATTAGTATACCAGTACCGCGTCAATTTGCCGATAGTCGTCGTAGTTCGGGGGTACCCGAAGTAATACAAGAGATAGAAGAAAATGGGCAAGGAGGAAGTAGTGAGATTGTTTATCGTGTCGGTAGATTATCACTAAGTGGTGGTGCAAATATTGATGATTTCGGCAATCCTTTACCCATAGTTGGTGACAATACTGATGTAAATTCACCGTCCGAACGTAAAGTCGACTTTCTGAGTGTGCCGATGTTAACAAGCGAACAGATTGTAGATCCGCTTTCAGACTATCGTCCAATAGAGGTATTCGAACGCAACTACTACATGAGTCGTGAGTTAGATAAAGAAAAGAAACTCAAGCATAGCATGTATACAGATAGTGAGTGCAACAATGGAGACGACAAGAAGGTGCAAACAATACCCGAAAAGTCTAAGGAGTTACGTTTTAATGACGAAGTATGCCAGTTGCAG GAGTTATCCTCTTCAGATGAATTACCAGGTGGCGAGGCAAGTGATGTGTTGTCAGCTATTGGTGATGAGGAATGTAGCTTAACCTCTGAGATATTTGATAAGCAACAAGAAAATCAAGAACTTGGGCGTCCTCTGCAGTTAGGAGACATAATACAG AATCTCGATGCAAACTCCTTCACACACATCGATTCGCCGGAAACGAGTGATGAGACGGAAGTCGTGCCAGGCGAATCGTTTATGGATGATATTAGTTCGGTACTGGGTAATGATATAGCATGCGCACTACAGGACAATACCATAACCGATGACACACCAACTCTATGCTCGGACAATCAAGCACCGCCATTAAAATCCATACGCAAAAAATCGCTCAGCATGGGCGGCCATCGTGGCATACGACGTAACTCATCTCCGCCACGCCGCGCACAATTGGCACGCATGGACAGCGATGAGAATCCGCAACAATTCGGTTTCGAGAATATTGTTTTCGAAATCGACAATCGTTGCGATGATCAGAAGATTCGTGAGCCGCCAAGATATTGCAGTTTGGCACAGTTTGTCGAGGGTAATGACATAGCACGCCAAAGCTTCAAG CGCCCGAAAAAGCGTTCGTCTCTACGTCAACCGACGTCTGACATACTTatttcacaacaacaactttcCATTGATGCATCTTCGACAACAACATGTGCCACAAATGTGAACGGTCAACATACTGAGGATGAATTGACCACAAAAATGGCAATAAAGATCGAAGTATGCGACATCGAGACCCATGTACAAGTGGATAGTGGAGACAGTATGGAACCGTCAACGTCTTATGACCAAAATGAGCCGAATATAGCCACAATGCCGCACAGCACATTGAACAACcaatcaacaataacaacagcaacaactctTGGCTCAGCAATGAGCACATCGCCGAAAAAATCCGGACACGGACAAGATGTAAAGCGCATTACTTTTGATGAGTCCTGTAAGAAAGAATCCTTTGATGATGTAAATCCAAACTATCCGCAGATAAGTGTAGTTGTGCGCCCACCAACCCCATTACGTGGAGACGCTATCAAACCGATGAATGCAGCGTCGGCAGCCAATCTACTGTCGGCCCGTATGCTGCCGATGGAGTTGAGGCGACATTCAAGTCATGCAACAACCAGTCTAACGGAGCGAGAACATGCTGAGAAGGATCGTCGACATTCGGGTGTCAACCCAAATTTGTTAAGTTTAGATCCGGAACATACGAAATTCTTAAGCTCTTCACCGGCAGCAAGTCGACGCATCAGCTGTGGCAGTCTCTTCAAG CCAAATGAGGCGTTACCAAATGTTCAGACACTTAAAGGTTCCAAGTCCAGTCTTTTTATGGGCTCAGCACTATTTGGTTTCGATCACATGGGCGGCGGCAGTGGTGGTGGTAATACTGGTGGTGACAAAGAACGTGACGATAAGGGTAAAAAAGATAAGGATCGTCTAATGAGTACTGAAGATGGCGCTAGGAAAATGCCAATCATCAATCCACTTGTGCGCCTACCTAATTGGCCAA CGCTAGCCAACAGTTCTGGGTTTATCTCCAAGTGCTTGCTTGCAAATGCAGACACGCTTTGCGCTGCTGTTAGTCCACTAATGGATCCCGATGAAACCCTACTGGCAGGCTATCATGAGAAATGCGTTATGAACAATTACTTTGGTATTGGTATAGATGCCAAAATTTCACTCGATTTTCATAATAAACGGGAAGAGCATCCCGAGAAGTGTCGCTCTCGTGCCAAAAACTATATGTGGTACGGTGTATTGGGTTCGAAACAGCTATTGCAGAAAACATGCAAAAATCTGGAACAACGAGTACAGTTGGAATGTGATGGGCAGCGTATACCGCTACCTTCCCTCCAGGGCATTGTCATATTGAATATACCGAG CTTCATGGGCGGCACCAATTTTTGGGGATCCAGCAAGAAGGACGATATCTTTCTCGTGCCCAGCTTTGACGATCGCATACTCGAAGTTGTCGCCGTATTTGGTTCGGTACAAATGGCCGCCTCTCGTCTCATAAACCTACAACATCATCGCATAGCACAATGCCATAGCGTACAGATAAATATTTTGGGTGATGAAGAGATACCCATACAAGTTGATGGTGAAGCTTGGCTACAACCACCCGGCATGATTCGTATATTACATAAGAATCGTGTACAAATGCTTTGTCGTAATCGTCATTTGGAAGTTTCACTGAAATCTTGGCAAGAAAAGCAACGTCAACACAGCATATCTATACAACGTGAACAATCATCGACTGCATCCGAGCATGCAATGTCTACGGATGAGGTGCTGTCCGAGCGTGAATGCTATGTGCTTTTGAACTTTATTGAAGCAGTCAGTTCACTTGTAAAATGGGTGAAATTCCTCATCATTTCACATCCATCATTGCAACACGATTTGTATGCTGTGGCTTGTCGGGCCGCTGAAGTACTAGAATCAATACATCCGGATGGCAAATTACTTGAGGGTCCCACACTGCGCACCAAACTTGTAGAAGTTATCGAATCTGCGCGTCAATTATACGAAGATTCCTGCAATTTATTACGCGATCGTGCACATAGCTTAATATTGAGAGAGGATCTCGAGACGAAGTTAAGTGCTGCATTGGCCAATATCGAAATGGAGCTGAAGAAATGTTCGGTTCAGAAAAGTTGCGATGGTAAATTACGCGCTTACTTCAATGCTTTGGCGCCAAATGAAGAG GGTGATGGTCGTCGCAAATCCCGCCATTTCTGGGTGCGTCTGCGCTCTGGTTCCACCGTGGGACAGACACAGCTGAAGCCACCACTAACCACAACACGCGAGGCTGCCAGCAATTGGAGTGTTGACGAGGTGGTCACATGGCTAGAGACAATGCAGCTCTCTGAATATGTGGAGAGCTTCATGAAGAATGATATACGCGGTAAAGAGCTGCTAACGCTAGGCAGGAGAGATCTGAAAGATTTGGGTGTAGTTAAAGTGGGGCATGTCAAGCGCATATTGCAAGCAATCAAGGATATGAATGA